The Nicotiana tomentosiformis chromosome 2, ASM39032v3, whole genome shotgun sequence genome includes the window TTCTCTCTTCCGTGAGCCTTCGAAGGTTGGCCTCGTACCGACTAAGCTCGGCtagggaccgagaacatgcttctcgataaaGTGCTGAGGCCTACgcaaaaagaaaagaagttagaagagGAAAATAAACACAGAGATAATACTAACTAAGAGAGTTAAGGCTTACCATATTCAGAGCTCGCTGCACTCCGTTAAAAAGGCCCGATGCCTCACCCGATTCCTTCCTCGAGACTTCCAAATCGCTCAAGCCGGTAACATCTTCGACCCCAGTAAAATAATCATGAAAGGGGTCCTCCCTTCCGTGGCCTCCTTCGACAGAAGGGGTCCTCAAGACCCGAGCCTCTCGAATCATTTCCTCGGAAAACGAGGGGAGCAACAGGAAACCTctaatttctattgccccaagtgaatcacttggggTGTTCTCTCCATCTCGGGGGCCCTCAAGAACTGCCCCCATAGCCGTACCCACCATTGGCTCGTTATGGTGGGAGGTAGCCTCGatcctcgatgactcggggacttcgaCAAACTCTCTTCCTGAGACTCCCTCATCGCAAAATAGAATCTTTGCGGCCTTCATCGATTCAGTAGTCTTTGGAGCCTCGACACTCATTTTCACTCGGGACATCAGCCTGGAGTCatcatctttttcttcttcatatACATCCCTTAGGCGCCGAACTAATTCTTCTGTCAGAGGGATGGTATTCTTTTTCGGCTTACGAGCTGTCCTCGTATTAAGTTCTAGAGCCTCGGAGGTAGAGGCCTTTTTCCTCTTATTGTCCTTCACCGGTTTTGGAACCAGGGCCAAAGTTTCTTCCTcgccagacgggggcctcataaccgcatccttgcccaggcctacacacaagaaaattagTTAAGTATAGGAAAGTCATTTTGTTCGAATCATCGAAGACATGGGGAAaagacttaccatgatttttagcCTCCCATCGGCCTTTTGATAAGTCGCGCCACAAGCGCTTGGCATATTTGGAGGTCAAAGCCAGGTAccgtacccagctcttaaggttaggaatAACACCGGTCATCCACgcaaccgctacatcacagaAAATGATATCGCTGAGAAAGAAACAAAGGAACAAAATAATAGGGGCCAACAATAGaaattatacttacgcttcatgttccattcctcgGGAAATGGCTTCTTCTCGGTCGGGattaggtccgaagtcttcactcgaatgaacctgcccatccagccccggtccttgtcctcgtctatgctcgagaacatcactttggtagcccggtgttggagttttattaacccacctcgatagaggcgaTGACTGTACAACCTaataaggtggtcgagggtgaaaggcatcccctcgactttgttcacgaagaagcggatcaaaataatgatccgCCAAAAAGGACGGATTTGGCCTAAAGTTACTTGGTATTGGCGGCAAAAGTCGATGACAACAGGGTTTAGGGGGCCCACAGagaaagggtaagtgtacacacttagAAACCCTTTCACATGAATAGCAATATCCTCTTCGGGAGCCGGGATTATCACGTCTATGTCCTCtcagttgcaatctttccttaacTGTTTAAGATGGACCTCAGTTATCGAGTATATATatctcgatactggctcgcatcgaccgggGACCGACGAGGCTTTGTCGATCTTAAAATCGAAGGTAAGAACACACCCCCCCGGGAAAACACTCCTtaggtcgtggctccaccggtgttttgttgCCGGTGGGCCGCAAAGAAgaaactttttctttttgaggaacggttttgatgttttcaccattAGAATCTGAAGATTGAAGATAGAGGAAGATAataagatttggtgttctaaAAGATGGATTTTGCAGTGAAAACCACAAATTCACGGATGAAAAACTCAGAAGATGCAAAAGGGAATTTAGAAGATTTGGAgatgtaaaaataaaaaatggtaaaaagagAGGCTATTTATAGGGTTGGCAACGACGGTTCAGTGTCAAcaatggccgaccatcgtctaacacgcatttaatgccttggtaaactaaaccgacgggacatctATCACGTGCATCATGGTTGGGCTCGATTCAAATGTCAGTTTCTGTCGAGTTATATCGCTTGAAAATTatgtcgtttctcgccatattcttcacgagaaacgaggggattatctgtatacggtcaaaaccgatttcgACCCTCATATGTTTAGTCAAGGTTAGAACATAATGGACCaaaggtcatcttcataatattaggtatgagatccgaagccaggttacCGAGCTATAAATTTTGGGACTGATCGAATACCGAACTCGAAGTCATtaccgagctcgaatccaaaatCGAGCTATGATGCGAAGCAGCGTCTTCGAGCTTGAGAGCCAAAGACCGACTAATAACGAGACCAAGTCAATAAcgggccccgagtcaatatcgagcctgAGTCAATATCGGGCTCTAAGTCTGAAAACCAACCAATaccgagtccgatcaagatcgagctaagggacaagagccgttacagtcGCACTAaggagagagaatctcggcgggaattagggaaaaactatTCTATcttgggatccccactatgtatttttaattatatctaaagtaggattctTCCACTATAAGAGGGGTAACTACTATTTCTGTAAGGGGGGAACATGAAGGCATAGATACACTCTTATATTCAGAAATCACTATTGACAGAGATATACAGTACAAATTATCTTCTTATAAGCTTTTTACATTAATTTACCTTGCTAATTCATAAAATCGCTTTCTAGTTCAATATTGGTTCATATTTCATTTTTTagcagtcaatattcgatatatttctatttacttttctgatttgtgccaagttatattacgtacccttagaactacgtataaattcaactctaaccatttttcgggtaaacaagaaTATATTTTGCCACTTTCTAAGGTAGACATCAATTAGTCCAGTAGAACAATCAAGATATTGACGGCTTAATTAACAGGCTCAAACAAATGAGGTGATAGATAAATTTCATTTCTTTACAAAAGAGCAGCACAAGATCATGACAAATATAGACGATTTTTGACTGCTTTTTATAGGTTCAACATGATTCAGAGGATAGAAAGAGGCTTCAAAGAGGATTCCCGTAAGACTTCCTTTTTCCAATTGGGCTGGAGGTCCTGGATTCTATATGCAAACAACAACCTTTTTATCTAATCATATATACAAAACAAAAGAAGTCGTGTAcgattgaacccataacttttgatattgagcataaatttatgtgtaaaaattcattaaaattataaaaaatagtagatatgaacctataattttaaaagtataatAAGTTCAATGATAAGAACCTTCAAAGCTAAACCCACAGAATTTAAATCAAAGATACGCCTACGCACCCAACCCCCAATTTTCGTCCACTTCATTTTACCTTTTTCTTCTTGGCCATTCTCTTTGAGGGGGTGGAGAGGGGAGTGGGGTTTCTCCAATAAAATACACTTGTTGAAAGAATAAGccatcatttttcttttttcctaaTATTCGTCCTTTGGTGGGTAGGTGACATGTTGGGGAAGTTCAAGGGAGATATCTATTTATCTTCGGAGTTTACGTCAAATCATATACTATTATTTAGTTAGTAAAATTTTATGTAAATCCAAAacgtatttatttataatttgatgTAAATATCAAATATTGGATAAATTATTTCCATAATTCGTTTGTGACACTGATACATATATATTGGTTGGAAGCAGCTACCATTACGTGTACTCCAGTCTTTTTAGCAAATGAAAAATTTCTCCTATCAGATAACATTAGCAAAGCCGCAATAAATAGGCACAAATAACCATGATTAGGATCCAAATTTAGAGATGAACTGAACAATAAACATGAACAAGTCGCTCACAATCCTATATGCAAAGCATGATATGCTACGTGAAACATTGAAATAATTGTATATAGAGCTAATGTAACGattcggtcggtcgttttgagctttagcgcgtcgtttagcggtttgaggccctgagcagcttcacttcaggtattatgacttgtacgcgtggtcgaaatttaatttcgggaagttcagagttgatttggaaagaaaattctaattccggaagtcttaagttagaggaattgactaaagtgtgatttttgagtaaacgacctcggaatcgggatttgaaggttccaacatgttcatatgatgatttttgacttgggcatatgtccggatcgagttttggatgacccgggagcgttctggcgcctattgtggaagttggcatcttgaaagaatttcataaaaattgggttgaggtgcatttcaatgttatcgatgtccgtttgggattctgagtatgggaatagctccgtatggtgattctagtattgggagcgtccggaagtggatttggaggtccgtaggtcatttggcgaaagttagaactTCGAAGGTTTCTaaaaggtttgaccgggagtgaactttttgatatcggggtcgaatttcaattctggaagttgtagtaggtccgtaatattgaatgtgacttgtgtgcgaaattttaggtcaattagacgtgatttgataggtttcgtcatcgattGTAGGAGTTTGagcttcaaagttcaataggtttgaattggagggtgattcgtagtttcgatattgtttggcatgatttgaggctttgactaagtttgtaatgtgttttgggatgtgttggtataattggttaaggtcccggggggccgggtggattccggatggttgaCAGATcgaatttggccttatgaaaatgctGAAGCTGCTGTCATCTCGtgtagccgcacctgcgaggttttggccgcaggtgccaCAGGTgcggggccgcagaagcggccaaggggtCATAGAAGCGGAGAAGGTCAGCCAGGGTAAGGACCGCAGGTGTAGagttttggccgcatctgcgcaagcgtAGAAGCGAAGCGTGGGGCGCAGAGGCAGAAGAAGGTGCAGGAGCGGAAGggagctcgcacctgtgatgtcgcagaagcggggaatgtttccgcaggtgcgaggcattGTGTTTGGgtgagttccgcagaagcggaggcgtggtcgcagaagcgacgctaGAGGTGCGGCTACTGTttcacaggtgcgaaaatatcTCAGGGCAGAATCGTTTTAAGAGCaggatttggctcttcttctctcattattcacttggttggggtgattttggagagcttcaaggagaaATTTTCattatctatgtcaaggtaagtgattcccgcgtattgtgagttaaatacaagatttatacatggattcaagcatgaaaattgatagaaattgtgggattttgaaagaaacctagaaatttatatttttggattttgaccacgaaatttgacatgaaattgggaataaattatatatttgagttcgtgaggttatgggtaatgtttatcttcgaaaaagtTTGAAATCCGGGAACGTGGGCCTGAgagtgatttttatcgacttttcgagcggagttggggattggtataaattggattataacgcgtattagagtatatatttatgggtttgcacatttattgactagttttggagcgttgggtaTCAGTTTGAGTCGTTgaaaaggcttgggagccggttatgaaatttcggagcagGGTAAGTCTCCTTCCTAATCTTGTAAGAAGGAATTAACACCATAGGTGAATCATTGCTTCATTGGCctaatcttgaattggttgtttaatgtgttttctcttttgtggagtggGCCAAACGcatcggtagcagatagatgcatctatggttcgtgccgttcgaccctcggcagtgcacagtttaaatatttatgttggatcgggccgtacgatctcgacatgatttgcgcacgattgaattggttgctttggaatttatgaaaattgatattgcttcattggcctgagatacaaaatgataaacgatgaaaaaaataaatttgaaaatttcttattaacaaaaaaattgtttacttatttcatgatattgagcttatgTCGTTCAACGTAACCCATGCTTAATtgtatcattgatattttatttatagcccctagtaagtgtcggagtctactcctcgtcactacttcttcgaggttaggcagaATACTTTCTGGGtccgcattgatttacgtactcatactacacttgctgcacatttttgtgcaggtacatatatgtcta containing:
- the LOC138904676 gene encoding cilia- and flagella-associated protein 58-like, whose protein sequence is MTGVIPNLKSWVRYLALTSKYAKRLWRDLSKGRWEAKNHGLGKDAVMRPPSGEEETLALVPKPVKDNKRKKASTSEALELNTRTARKPKKNTIPLTEELVRRLRDVYEEEKDDDSRLMSRVKMSVEAPKTTESMKAAKILFCDEGVSGREFVEVPESSRIEATSHHNEPMVGTAMGAVLEGPRDGENTPSDSLGAIEIRGFLLLPSFSEEMIREARVLRTPSVEGGHGREDPFHDYFTGVEDVTGLSDLEVSRKESGEASGLFNGVQRALNMASALYREACSRSLAELSRYEANLRRLTEERNALRLRCEKIEEEIKDLQAELTKAHQDQTDLTEQVMKILKLHGLDPGSKANISNSQLQQKLEMIGQLREEVDIIKVETLGWNEGMDHLDAEKEVVRAQLSLAEGQLQGMKERSTVQARKIEELEARLTSKLAKAKSEAEKAKAEVDAFVAIYRADAEAAQVPDWTL